The following are encoded together in the Lathyrus oleraceus cultivar Zhongwan6 chromosome 3, CAAS_Psat_ZW6_1.0, whole genome shotgun sequence genome:
- the LOC127131780 gene encoding uncharacterized protein LOC127131780 — protein sequence MDPVTTPTAPNFVAKINSMHMLSGMNFKSWKEFVEIVLGCMDLDLSLRDERPTATVENPNETKIEKWDRSNQMCLMMIKRSIPEMIKGSVGESESAKKFFETVEQFFAKNDKAEINNTLSKLISMVYKGKGNIREYIMEMSNLASELKALKLELPDDLIVHLVLISLPAYFGQFKVSYNTHNGKWPLNELISHCVEEEEC from the coding sequence ATGGATCCAGTTACCACTCCTACCGCTCCAAATTTTGTTGCTAAGATTAACTCTATGCATATGCTGAGTGGGATGAACTTTAAGTCTTGGAAAGAATTTGTGGAGATCGTTCTTGGATGCATGGATTTAGACTTATCCTTGAGGGATGAGCGTCCCACCGCCACTGTTGAGAATCCAAATGAAACTAAAATAGAAAAATGGGACCGATCTAACCAAATGTGCCTCATGATGATCAAAAGATCCATACCTGAAATGATTAAGGGCTCGGTTGGTGAGAGTGAAAGCGCCAAGAAGTTCTTTGAAACTGTGGAACAATTCTTTGCTAAAAATGATAAGGCTGAGATAAATAATACCTTGTCCAAACTCATTTCAATGGTCTATAAAGGCAAAGGGAACATAAGGGAGTACATCATGGAGATGTCTAATCTCGCATCAGAACTTAAGGCATTGAAGTTAGAACTTCCTGATGATTTGATTGTGCACTTGGTTTTGATCTCTCTCCCGGCATACTTTGGGCAATTCAAAGTGAGTTACAACACTCATAATGGCAAATGGCCTCTCAATGAGCTCATATCTCACTGTGTGGAGGAGGAAGAATGCTAA